Proteins encoded in a region of the Vitis riparia cultivar Riparia Gloire de Montpellier isolate 1030 chromosome 7, EGFV_Vit.rip_1.0, whole genome shotgun sequence genome:
- the LOC117917885 gene encoding spermatogenesis-associated protein 20 isoform X4: MYSVMVLSEVGYSTCHWCHVMEVESFENEGVAKLLNDWFVSIKVDREERPDVDKVYMTYVQALYGGGGWPLSVFLSPDLKPLMGGTYFPPDDKYGRPGFKTVLRKVKDAWENKRDVLVKSGAFAIEQLSEALSATASSNKLADGIPQLALHLCAEQLAGNYDPEYGGFGSAPKFPRPVEIQLMLYHYKKLEESGKSGEANEVLKMVAFSLQCMARGGIHDHIGGGFHRYSVDECWHAKGWCSVAVPHFEKMLYDQGQLANAYLDVFSITKDVFYSYVSRDILDYLRRDMIGPEGEIFSAEDADSAESEDAARKKEGAFYIWTSKEVEDVIGEHASLFKDHYYIKPSGNCDLSRMSDPHNEFKGKNVLIERNCASAMASKLGMPVEKYLDILGTCRRKLFDVRLNRPRPHLDDKVIVSWNGLAISSFARASKILKSEAEGTKFRFPVVGCDPKEYMEVAEKAASFIRKWLYDEQTRRLRRSFRKGPSKAPGFLDDYAFLISGLLDIYEFGGDTNWLVWAIELQDTQDELFLDKEGGGYFNTPGEDPSVLLRVKEDHDGAEPSGNSVSVINLVRLTSVVAGSWFERYRRNAEHLLAVFETRLKDMAMAVPLMCCGADMLSVPSRKQVVLVGHKSSVEFEDMLAAAHAQYDPNRTVIHIDPTETEQMEFWEAMNSNIALMAKNNFAPDKVVALVCQNFTCSSPVTDSTALKALLCLKPSSA, translated from the exons ATGTATTCGGTTATGGTTTTGTCTGAAGTTGGATACAGCACCTGCCACTG GTGTCATGTGATGGAGGTGGAGTCTTTTGAGAATGAAGGGGTTGCAAAATTGCTCAATGATTGGTTTGTTAGTATTAAG GTGGATCGAGAGGAGCGGCCTGATGTTGATAAG GTATACATGACATATGTGCAGGCTTTATATGGTGGAGGGGGTTGGCCATTGAGTGTCTTCCTTTCACCTGATTTGAAACCTTTGATGGGTGGAACTTACTTTCCCCCGGATGATAAGTATGGAAGACCTGGGTTTAAGACTGTTCTTAG AAAGGTGAAGGATGCTTGGGAAAATAAGAGGGATGTTCTTGTTAAGAGTGGAGCCTTTGCCATTGAACAGCTGTCAGAAGCATTGTCTGCAACTGCAAGTTCAAATAAATTGGCGGATGGGATACCACAGCTAGCATTGCATCTATGTGCAGAGCAG CTGGCTGGGAACTATGATCCTGAGTATGGTGGGTTTGGATCTGCACCAAAGTTTCCTAGGCCAGTTGAGATTCAACTAATGCTTTATCATTATAAAAAGTTGGAAGAATCTGGGAAATCAGGTGAAGCAAATGAAGTTTTGAAGATGGTGGCTTTTAGCTTGCAATGCATGGCAAGGGGGGGCATCCATGATCACATTGGAGGTGGTTTTCACAGATACAGCGTGGATGAGTGTTGGCATG CTAAAGGTTGGTGTTCTGTTGCAGTTCcacattttgagaaaatgttATATGACCAGGGGCAGCTCGCTAATGCTTATCTAGATGTTTTTTCCATCACAAAAGATGTCTTCTATTCATATGTGTCTCGGGATATCCTTGATTATTTGAGGAGAGACATGATAGGACCAGAAGGTGAAATATTTTCAGCTGAGGATGCTGACAGTGCTGAATCTGAAGATGCTGCAAGAAAAAAGGAAGGAGCCTTCTACATATGGACCAGTAAAGAG gttGAAGATGTCATTGGGGAGCATGCATCTCTTTTTAAGgatcattattatataaaaccTTCAGGAAACTGTGACCTTTCTCGAATGAGTGATCCTCACAAtgaatttaaaggaaaaaatgtgCTCATAGAGAGAAATTGTGCGTCTGCTATGGCATCAAAACTTGGTATGCCTGTTGAAAAATATCTTGATATTTTGGGTACATGTAGGCGAAAGCTTTTTGATGTCAGATTGAATCGTCCAAGACCGCATTTGGATGATAAG GTAATTGTATCATGGAATGGACTTGCTATTTCATCTTTTGCAAGAGCttctaaaattctcaaaagtgAAGCTGAGGGGACTAAATTCCGCTTTCCTGTTGTGGGTTGTGAT CCCAAGGAGTACATGGAAGTTGCAGAGAAGGCAGCATCTTTTATCAGGAAGTGGCTTTATGATGAGCAGACACGCAGGTTGCGACGTAGCTTTAGGAAAGGCCCATCTAAAGCCCCTGGCTTTTTAGATGATTATGCTTTCCTAATTTCTGGATTGCTAGATATTTATGAGTTTGGTGGCGACACCAATTGGCTGGTTTGGGCAATCGAACTTCAAGACACCCAG GATGAACTGTTTCTTGATAAAGAGGGAGGTGGCTATTTTAATACTCCAGGGGAAGATCCCTCAGTTCTCCTCCGCGTGAAAGAAGATCATGATGGGGCAGAGCCATCAGGGAACTCGGTGTCTGTGATCAATCTTGTAAGATTGACCTCCGTGGTTGCTGGCAGTTGGTTTGAGCGGTACAGGAGGAATGCAGAGCATCTTCTG GCCGTTTTTGAGACGAGATTGAAAGATATGGCTATGGCAGTACCTCTGATGTGTTGTGGAGCAGACATGCTCTCTGTTCCTTCCAGAAAGCAAGTTGTCCTAGTTGGTCATAAATCTTCTGTAGAGTTTGAAGATATGCTTGCTGCTGCTCATGCACAATATGATCCTAACAGAACT GTGATTCACATAGACCCCACCGAAACCGAGCAGATGGAATTTTGGGAAGCAATGAATAGCAACATAGCCCTTATGGCAAAGAATAATTTTGCGCCGGACAAGGTGGTGGCGCTTGTTTGTCAAAATTTCACATGCAGCTCTCCTGTCACAGACTCCACCGCACTCAAAGCTCTGCTCTGCCTGAAGCCCTCTTCTGCTTGA
- the LOC117917885 gene encoding spermatogenesis-associated protein 20 isoform X1 — translation MAVRFKSSLFTALLSSSSLNYFLSASRKPSFRFFHLRFSSLSRTLPLFPRRHVHTLKVLAMAERSMKTASRSHKYTNRLAAEHSPYLLQHAHNPVDWYTWGEEAFSEARKRDVPIFLSIGYSTCHWCHVMEVESFENEGVAKLLNDWFVSIKVDREERPDVDKVYMTYVQALYGGGGWPLSVFLSPDLKPLMGGTYFPPDDKYGRPGFKTVLRKVKDAWENKRDVLVKSGAFAIEQLSEALSATASSNKLADGIPQLALHLCAEQLAGNYDPEYGGFGSAPKFPRPVEIQLMLYHYKKLEESGKSGEANEVLKMVAFSLQCMARGGIHDHIGGGFHRYSVDECWHAKGWCSVAVPHFEKMLYDQGQLANAYLDVFSITKDVFYSYVSRDILDYLRRDMIGPEGEIFSAEDADSAESEDAARKKEGAFYIWTSKEVEDVIGEHASLFKDHYYIKPSGNCDLSRMSDPHNEFKGKNVLIERNCASAMASKLGMPVEKYLDILGTCRRKLFDVRLNRPRPHLDDKVIVSWNGLAISSFARASKILKSEAEGTKFRFPVVGCDPKEYMEVAEKAASFIRKWLYDEQTRRLRRSFRKGPSKAPGFLDDYAFLISGLLDIYEFGGDTNWLVWAIELQDTQDELFLDKEGGGYFNTPGEDPSVLLRVKEDHDGAEPSGNSVSVINLVRLTSVVAGSWFERYRRNAEHLLAVFETRLKDMAMAVPLMCCGADMLSVPSRKQVVLVGHKSSVEFEDMLAAAHAQYDPNRTVIHIDPTETEQMEFWEAMNSNIALMAKNNFAPDKVVALVCQNFTCSSPVTDSTALKALLCLKPSSA, via the exons ATGGCAGTACGCTTCAAATCTTCTCTCTTCACAGCCctcctctcttcttcttctctcaatTACTTTCTCTCTGCTTCACGCAAACCTTCGTTTCGATTTTTCCATCTCCGCTTTTCCTCACTTTCTCGTACTTTACCGCTCTTTCCTCGCCGCCACGTTCACACACTCAAGGTCCTCGCCATGGCTGAACGGAGCATGAAGACAGCATCGCGTTCTCACAAGTACACCAATCGTCTCGCTGCCGAGCACAGTCCCTATCTTCTTCAGCACGCCCATAACCCT gTTGATTGGTATACATGGGGTGAAGAAGCTTTTTCTGAAGCACGAAAAAGAGACGTGCCAATATTCTTATCAA TTGGATACAGCACCTGCCACTG GTGTCATGTGATGGAGGTGGAGTCTTTTGAGAATGAAGGGGTTGCAAAATTGCTCAATGATTGGTTTGTTAGTATTAAG GTGGATCGAGAGGAGCGGCCTGATGTTGATAAG GTATACATGACATATGTGCAGGCTTTATATGGTGGAGGGGGTTGGCCATTGAGTGTCTTCCTTTCACCTGATTTGAAACCTTTGATGGGTGGAACTTACTTTCCCCCGGATGATAAGTATGGAAGACCTGGGTTTAAGACTGTTCTTAG AAAGGTGAAGGATGCTTGGGAAAATAAGAGGGATGTTCTTGTTAAGAGTGGAGCCTTTGCCATTGAACAGCTGTCAGAAGCATTGTCTGCAACTGCAAGTTCAAATAAATTGGCGGATGGGATACCACAGCTAGCATTGCATCTATGTGCAGAGCAG CTGGCTGGGAACTATGATCCTGAGTATGGTGGGTTTGGATCTGCACCAAAGTTTCCTAGGCCAGTTGAGATTCAACTAATGCTTTATCATTATAAAAAGTTGGAAGAATCTGGGAAATCAGGTGAAGCAAATGAAGTTTTGAAGATGGTGGCTTTTAGCTTGCAATGCATGGCAAGGGGGGGCATCCATGATCACATTGGAGGTGGTTTTCACAGATACAGCGTGGATGAGTGTTGGCATG CTAAAGGTTGGTGTTCTGTTGCAGTTCcacattttgagaaaatgttATATGACCAGGGGCAGCTCGCTAATGCTTATCTAGATGTTTTTTCCATCACAAAAGATGTCTTCTATTCATATGTGTCTCGGGATATCCTTGATTATTTGAGGAGAGACATGATAGGACCAGAAGGTGAAATATTTTCAGCTGAGGATGCTGACAGTGCTGAATCTGAAGATGCTGCAAGAAAAAAGGAAGGAGCCTTCTACATATGGACCAGTAAAGAG gttGAAGATGTCATTGGGGAGCATGCATCTCTTTTTAAGgatcattattatataaaaccTTCAGGAAACTGTGACCTTTCTCGAATGAGTGATCCTCACAAtgaatttaaaggaaaaaatgtgCTCATAGAGAGAAATTGTGCGTCTGCTATGGCATCAAAACTTGGTATGCCTGTTGAAAAATATCTTGATATTTTGGGTACATGTAGGCGAAAGCTTTTTGATGTCAGATTGAATCGTCCAAGACCGCATTTGGATGATAAG GTAATTGTATCATGGAATGGACTTGCTATTTCATCTTTTGCAAGAGCttctaaaattctcaaaagtgAAGCTGAGGGGACTAAATTCCGCTTTCCTGTTGTGGGTTGTGAT CCCAAGGAGTACATGGAAGTTGCAGAGAAGGCAGCATCTTTTATCAGGAAGTGGCTTTATGATGAGCAGACACGCAGGTTGCGACGTAGCTTTAGGAAAGGCCCATCTAAAGCCCCTGGCTTTTTAGATGATTATGCTTTCCTAATTTCTGGATTGCTAGATATTTATGAGTTTGGTGGCGACACCAATTGGCTGGTTTGGGCAATCGAACTTCAAGACACCCAG GATGAACTGTTTCTTGATAAAGAGGGAGGTGGCTATTTTAATACTCCAGGGGAAGATCCCTCAGTTCTCCTCCGCGTGAAAGAAGATCATGATGGGGCAGAGCCATCAGGGAACTCGGTGTCTGTGATCAATCTTGTAAGATTGACCTCCGTGGTTGCTGGCAGTTGGTTTGAGCGGTACAGGAGGAATGCAGAGCATCTTCTG GCCGTTTTTGAGACGAGATTGAAAGATATGGCTATGGCAGTACCTCTGATGTGTTGTGGAGCAGACATGCTCTCTGTTCCTTCCAGAAAGCAAGTTGTCCTAGTTGGTCATAAATCTTCTGTAGAGTTTGAAGATATGCTTGCTGCTGCTCATGCACAATATGATCCTAACAGAACT GTGATTCACATAGACCCCACCGAAACCGAGCAGATGGAATTTTGGGAAGCAATGAATAGCAACATAGCCCTTATGGCAAAGAATAATTTTGCGCCGGACAAGGTGGTGGCGCTTGTTTGTCAAAATTTCACATGCAGCTCTCCTGTCACAGACTCCACCGCACTCAAAGCTCTGCTCTGCCTGAAGCCCTCTTCTGCTTGA
- the LOC117917885 gene encoding spermatogenesis-associated protein 20 isoform X2 — MAVRFKSSLFTALLSSSSLNYFLSASRKPSFRFFHLRFSSLSRTLPLFPRRHVHTLKVLAMAERSMKTASRSHKYTNRLAAEHSPYLLQHAHNPVDWYTWGEEAFSEARKRDVPIFLSIGYSTCHWCHVMEVESFENEGVAKLLNDWFVSIKVDREERPDVDKVYMTYVQALYGGGGWPLSVFLSPDLKPLMGGTYFPPDDKYGRPGFKTVLRKVKDAWENKRDVLVKSGAFAIEQLSEALSATASSNKLADGIPQLALHLCAEQLAGNYDPEYGGFGSAPKFPRPVEIQLMLYHYKKLEESGKSGEANEVLKMVAFSLQCMARGGIHDHIGGGFHRYSVDECWHVPHFEKMLYDQGQLANAYLDVFSITKDVFYSYVSRDILDYLRRDMIGPEGEIFSAEDADSAESEDAARKKEGAFYIWTSKEVEDVIGEHASLFKDHYYIKPSGNCDLSRMSDPHNEFKGKNVLIERNCASAMASKLGMPVEKYLDILGTCRRKLFDVRLNRPRPHLDDKVIVSWNGLAISSFARASKILKSEAEGTKFRFPVVGCDPKEYMEVAEKAASFIRKWLYDEQTRRLRRSFRKGPSKAPGFLDDYAFLISGLLDIYEFGGDTNWLVWAIELQDTQDELFLDKEGGGYFNTPGEDPSVLLRVKEDHDGAEPSGNSVSVINLVRLTSVVAGSWFERYRRNAEHLLAVFETRLKDMAMAVPLMCCGADMLSVPSRKQVVLVGHKSSVEFEDMLAAAHAQYDPNRTVIHIDPTETEQMEFWEAMNSNIALMAKNNFAPDKVVALVCQNFTCSSPVTDSTALKALLCLKPSSA; from the exons ATGGCAGTACGCTTCAAATCTTCTCTCTTCACAGCCctcctctcttcttcttctctcaatTACTTTCTCTCTGCTTCACGCAAACCTTCGTTTCGATTTTTCCATCTCCGCTTTTCCTCACTTTCTCGTACTTTACCGCTCTTTCCTCGCCGCCACGTTCACACACTCAAGGTCCTCGCCATGGCTGAACGGAGCATGAAGACAGCATCGCGTTCTCACAAGTACACCAATCGTCTCGCTGCCGAGCACAGTCCCTATCTTCTTCAGCACGCCCATAACCCT gTTGATTGGTATACATGGGGTGAAGAAGCTTTTTCTGAAGCACGAAAAAGAGACGTGCCAATATTCTTATCAA TTGGATACAGCACCTGCCACTG GTGTCATGTGATGGAGGTGGAGTCTTTTGAGAATGAAGGGGTTGCAAAATTGCTCAATGATTGGTTTGTTAGTATTAAG GTGGATCGAGAGGAGCGGCCTGATGTTGATAAG GTATACATGACATATGTGCAGGCTTTATATGGTGGAGGGGGTTGGCCATTGAGTGTCTTCCTTTCACCTGATTTGAAACCTTTGATGGGTGGAACTTACTTTCCCCCGGATGATAAGTATGGAAGACCTGGGTTTAAGACTGTTCTTAG AAAGGTGAAGGATGCTTGGGAAAATAAGAGGGATGTTCTTGTTAAGAGTGGAGCCTTTGCCATTGAACAGCTGTCAGAAGCATTGTCTGCAACTGCAAGTTCAAATAAATTGGCGGATGGGATACCACAGCTAGCATTGCATCTATGTGCAGAGCAG CTGGCTGGGAACTATGATCCTGAGTATGGTGGGTTTGGATCTGCACCAAAGTTTCCTAGGCCAGTTGAGATTCAACTAATGCTTTATCATTATAAAAAGTTGGAAGAATCTGGGAAATCAGGTGAAGCAAATGAAGTTTTGAAGATGGTGGCTTTTAGCTTGCAATGCATGGCAAGGGGGGGCATCCATGATCACATTGGAGGTGGTTTTCACAGATACAGCGTGGATGAGTGTTGGCATG TTCcacattttgagaaaatgttATATGACCAGGGGCAGCTCGCTAATGCTTATCTAGATGTTTTTTCCATCACAAAAGATGTCTTCTATTCATATGTGTCTCGGGATATCCTTGATTATTTGAGGAGAGACATGATAGGACCAGAAGGTGAAATATTTTCAGCTGAGGATGCTGACAGTGCTGAATCTGAAGATGCTGCAAGAAAAAAGGAAGGAGCCTTCTACATATGGACCAGTAAAGAG gttGAAGATGTCATTGGGGAGCATGCATCTCTTTTTAAGgatcattattatataaaaccTTCAGGAAACTGTGACCTTTCTCGAATGAGTGATCCTCACAAtgaatttaaaggaaaaaatgtgCTCATAGAGAGAAATTGTGCGTCTGCTATGGCATCAAAACTTGGTATGCCTGTTGAAAAATATCTTGATATTTTGGGTACATGTAGGCGAAAGCTTTTTGATGTCAGATTGAATCGTCCAAGACCGCATTTGGATGATAAG GTAATTGTATCATGGAATGGACTTGCTATTTCATCTTTTGCAAGAGCttctaaaattctcaaaagtgAAGCTGAGGGGACTAAATTCCGCTTTCCTGTTGTGGGTTGTGAT CCCAAGGAGTACATGGAAGTTGCAGAGAAGGCAGCATCTTTTATCAGGAAGTGGCTTTATGATGAGCAGACACGCAGGTTGCGACGTAGCTTTAGGAAAGGCCCATCTAAAGCCCCTGGCTTTTTAGATGATTATGCTTTCCTAATTTCTGGATTGCTAGATATTTATGAGTTTGGTGGCGACACCAATTGGCTGGTTTGGGCAATCGAACTTCAAGACACCCAG GATGAACTGTTTCTTGATAAAGAGGGAGGTGGCTATTTTAATACTCCAGGGGAAGATCCCTCAGTTCTCCTCCGCGTGAAAGAAGATCATGATGGGGCAGAGCCATCAGGGAACTCGGTGTCTGTGATCAATCTTGTAAGATTGACCTCCGTGGTTGCTGGCAGTTGGTTTGAGCGGTACAGGAGGAATGCAGAGCATCTTCTG GCCGTTTTTGAGACGAGATTGAAAGATATGGCTATGGCAGTACCTCTGATGTGTTGTGGAGCAGACATGCTCTCTGTTCCTTCCAGAAAGCAAGTTGTCCTAGTTGGTCATAAATCTTCTGTAGAGTTTGAAGATATGCTTGCTGCTGCTCATGCACAATATGATCCTAACAGAACT GTGATTCACATAGACCCCACCGAAACCGAGCAGATGGAATTTTGGGAAGCAATGAATAGCAACATAGCCCTTATGGCAAAGAATAATTTTGCGCCGGACAAGGTGGTGGCGCTTGTTTGTCAAAATTTCACATGCAGCTCTCCTGTCACAGACTCCACCGCACTCAAAGCTCTGCTCTGCCTGAAGCCCTCTTCTGCTTGA
- the LOC117917885 gene encoding spermatogenesis-associated protein 20 isoform X3: MAVRFKSSLFTALLSSSSLNYFLSASRKPSFRFFHLRFSSLSRTLPLFPRRHVHTLKVLAMAERSMKTASRSHKYTNRLAAEHSPYLLQHAHNPVDWYTWGEEAFSEARKRDVPIFLSIGYSTCHWCHVMEVESFENEGVAKLLNDWFVSIKVDREERPDVDKVYMTYVQALYGGGGWPLSVFLSPDLKPLMGGTYFPPDDKYGRPGFKTVLRKVKDAWENKRDVLVKSGAFAIEQLSEALSATASSNKLADGIPQLALHLCAEQLAGNYDPEYGGFGSAPKFPRPVEIQLMLYHYKKLEESGKSGEANEVLKMVAFSLQCMARGGIHDHIGGGFHRYSVDECWHAKGWCSVAVPHFEKMLYDQGQLANAYLDVFSITKDVFYSYVSRDILDYLRRDMIGPEGEIFSAEDADSAESEDAARKKEGAFYIWTSKEVEDVIGEHASLFKDHYYIKPSGNCDLSRMSDPHNEFKGKNVLIERNCASAMASKLGMPVEKYLDILGTCRRKLFDVRLNRPRPHLDDKPKEYMEVAEKAASFIRKWLYDEQTRRLRRSFRKGPSKAPGFLDDYAFLISGLLDIYEFGGDTNWLVWAIELQDTQDELFLDKEGGGYFNTPGEDPSVLLRVKEDHDGAEPSGNSVSVINLVRLTSVVAGSWFERYRRNAEHLLAVFETRLKDMAMAVPLMCCGADMLSVPSRKQVVLVGHKSSVEFEDMLAAAHAQYDPNRTVIHIDPTETEQMEFWEAMNSNIALMAKNNFAPDKVVALVCQNFTCSSPVTDSTALKALLCLKPSSA, from the exons ATGGCAGTACGCTTCAAATCTTCTCTCTTCACAGCCctcctctcttcttcttctctcaatTACTTTCTCTCTGCTTCACGCAAACCTTCGTTTCGATTTTTCCATCTCCGCTTTTCCTCACTTTCTCGTACTTTACCGCTCTTTCCTCGCCGCCACGTTCACACACTCAAGGTCCTCGCCATGGCTGAACGGAGCATGAAGACAGCATCGCGTTCTCACAAGTACACCAATCGTCTCGCTGCCGAGCACAGTCCCTATCTTCTTCAGCACGCCCATAACCCT gTTGATTGGTATACATGGGGTGAAGAAGCTTTTTCTGAAGCACGAAAAAGAGACGTGCCAATATTCTTATCAA TTGGATACAGCACCTGCCACTG GTGTCATGTGATGGAGGTGGAGTCTTTTGAGAATGAAGGGGTTGCAAAATTGCTCAATGATTGGTTTGTTAGTATTAAG GTGGATCGAGAGGAGCGGCCTGATGTTGATAAG GTATACATGACATATGTGCAGGCTTTATATGGTGGAGGGGGTTGGCCATTGAGTGTCTTCCTTTCACCTGATTTGAAACCTTTGATGGGTGGAACTTACTTTCCCCCGGATGATAAGTATGGAAGACCTGGGTTTAAGACTGTTCTTAG AAAGGTGAAGGATGCTTGGGAAAATAAGAGGGATGTTCTTGTTAAGAGTGGAGCCTTTGCCATTGAACAGCTGTCAGAAGCATTGTCTGCAACTGCAAGTTCAAATAAATTGGCGGATGGGATACCACAGCTAGCATTGCATCTATGTGCAGAGCAG CTGGCTGGGAACTATGATCCTGAGTATGGTGGGTTTGGATCTGCACCAAAGTTTCCTAGGCCAGTTGAGATTCAACTAATGCTTTATCATTATAAAAAGTTGGAAGAATCTGGGAAATCAGGTGAAGCAAATGAAGTTTTGAAGATGGTGGCTTTTAGCTTGCAATGCATGGCAAGGGGGGGCATCCATGATCACATTGGAGGTGGTTTTCACAGATACAGCGTGGATGAGTGTTGGCATG CTAAAGGTTGGTGTTCTGTTGCAGTTCcacattttgagaaaatgttATATGACCAGGGGCAGCTCGCTAATGCTTATCTAGATGTTTTTTCCATCACAAAAGATGTCTTCTATTCATATGTGTCTCGGGATATCCTTGATTATTTGAGGAGAGACATGATAGGACCAGAAGGTGAAATATTTTCAGCTGAGGATGCTGACAGTGCTGAATCTGAAGATGCTGCAAGAAAAAAGGAAGGAGCCTTCTACATATGGACCAGTAAAGAG gttGAAGATGTCATTGGGGAGCATGCATCTCTTTTTAAGgatcattattatataaaaccTTCAGGAAACTGTGACCTTTCTCGAATGAGTGATCCTCACAAtgaatttaaaggaaaaaatgtgCTCATAGAGAGAAATTGTGCGTCTGCTATGGCATCAAAACTTGGTATGCCTGTTGAAAAATATCTTGATATTTTGGGTACATGTAGGCGAAAGCTTTTTGATGTCAGATTGAATCGTCCAAGACCGCATTTGGATGATAAG CCCAAGGAGTACATGGAAGTTGCAGAGAAGGCAGCATCTTTTATCAGGAAGTGGCTTTATGATGAGCAGACACGCAGGTTGCGACGTAGCTTTAGGAAAGGCCCATCTAAAGCCCCTGGCTTTTTAGATGATTATGCTTTCCTAATTTCTGGATTGCTAGATATTTATGAGTTTGGTGGCGACACCAATTGGCTGGTTTGGGCAATCGAACTTCAAGACACCCAG GATGAACTGTTTCTTGATAAAGAGGGAGGTGGCTATTTTAATACTCCAGGGGAAGATCCCTCAGTTCTCCTCCGCGTGAAAGAAGATCATGATGGGGCAGAGCCATCAGGGAACTCGGTGTCTGTGATCAATCTTGTAAGATTGACCTCCGTGGTTGCTGGCAGTTGGTTTGAGCGGTACAGGAGGAATGCAGAGCATCTTCTG GCCGTTTTTGAGACGAGATTGAAAGATATGGCTATGGCAGTACCTCTGATGTGTTGTGGAGCAGACATGCTCTCTGTTCCTTCCAGAAAGCAAGTTGTCCTAGTTGGTCATAAATCTTCTGTAGAGTTTGAAGATATGCTTGCTGCTGCTCATGCACAATATGATCCTAACAGAACT GTGATTCACATAGACCCCACCGAAACCGAGCAGATGGAATTTTGGGAAGCAATGAATAGCAACATAGCCCTTATGGCAAAGAATAATTTTGCGCCGGACAAGGTGGTGGCGCTTGTTTGTCAAAATTTCACATGCAGCTCTCCTGTCACAGACTCCACCGCACTCAAAGCTCTGCTCTGCCTGAAGCCCTCTTCTGCTTGA